In a single window of the Eshraghiella crossota genome:
- the gatC gene encoding Asp-tRNA(Asn)/Glu-tRNA(Gln) amidotransferase subunit GatC produces the protein MANVISDETIEYVGILAKLELSDEDKENAKKDMASMLDYIDKLGELDTTGVEPMSHIFPVSNVMREDEITNGDGSEATLRNAPERNDDAFIVPKTVE, from the coding sequence ATGGCAAATGTTATTAGCGATGAAACAATAGAATATGTCGGTATACTTGCTAAACTTGAATTGTCTGATGAAGATAAGGAAAACGCCAAGAAGGATATGGCAAGTATGCTTGATTACATTGACAAACTCGGAGAACTTGATACAACAGGCGTTGAGCCGATGTCCCATATTTTCCCTGTATCAAATGTAATGAGAGAAGACGAGATAACTAACGGAGACGGAAGCGAAGCTACACTCCGTAACGCTCCGGAACGTAATGATGACGCATTTATTGTGCCTAAGACAGTAGAATAG